From the Castor canadensis chromosome 9, mCasCan1.hap1v2, whole genome shotgun sequence genome, one window contains:
- the Helq gene encoding helicase POLQ-like isoform X10 produces the protein MLKTCKSFFEQSITPVSLDQYVLKVELKEYLKINDTIYEVDSKAESGMTFSRLLDYKYSDVLRKMDPDHLVALVTEVIPNYSCLVFCPSKKNCENVAEMLCKFLSKEYLKHRETEKCEVIKNLRNISSGNLCPVLKHTIPFGVAYHHSGLTSDERKLLEEAYSTGVLCLFTCTSTLAAGVNLPARRVILRAPYVAKEFLKRNQYKQMIGRAGRAGIDTVGESILILQEKDKQQVLELISRPLENCYSHLVEEFTKGIQSLFLSLIGLKIATNLDEIYHFMNGTFFGVQQKILLKDKSLWEVTVESLRYLTEKGLLGKDTVHKSEEKLQCNFHITKLGRASFKGTIDLAYCDILYRDLKKGLEGLVLESLLHLIYLTTPYDLVSQCDPDWMIYFRQFSQLSPAEQNVATLLGVSESFIGKKASGQAIRKKVDKDVVNRLYLSFVLYTLLKDTNIWSVSEKFNLPRGYIQNLLTGAASFSSCVLHFCEELEEFWVYRALLVELTKKLTYCVKAELIPLMEVTGVLEGRAKQLYNAGYKSLVHLANANPEVLIRTIDHLSRRQAKQIVSSAKMLLHEKAEALQEEVEELLRVPSDFPGTVGASLEKA, from the exons GTTGAATTAAAAGaatatctgaaaataaatgaTACAATATATGAAGTTGACAGCAAAGCTGAGAGTGGCATGACATTTTCACGTCTCCTTGATTATAAG TATTCTGATGTCCTGAGAAAGATGGATCCTGATCACTTGGTAGCGTTGGTGACAGAAGTTATTCCCAATTATTCCTGCTTAGTCTTTTGTCCCAGTAAGAAGAACTGTGAAAACGTAGCAGAAATGTTATGCAAATTTTTAAGCAA GGAATATCTGAAACACAGGGAGACAGAAAAATGTGAGGTGATTAAGAACCTGAGGAACATCAGCAGTGGCAACCTGTGCCCTGTCTTGAAGCACACCATCCCATTTGGAGTTGCCTATCACCACAGTGGCTTAACAAGCGATGAAAGGAAGCTCTTGGAGGAGGCCTACTCTACTGGTGTTCTCTGCCTTTTTACCTGCACATCTACCCTGGCAGCAGGGGTCAACCTACCAGCTCGAAG AGTTATTTTAAGAGCTCCCTATGTtgctaaagaatttttaaagaggaATCAATATAAACAGATGATTGGCAGAGCTGGCCGTGCTGGAATAGATACTGTTGGGGAGAGTATCCTTATATTACAAGAAAAAGACAAGCAGCAG GTCTTGGAACTAATAAGCAGACCACTGGAAAACTGTTATAGCCATCTTGTTGAGGAATTCACCAAAGGAATCCAAagtttgtttctgtctttgattGGTTTGAAG ATTGCAACAAATCTTGATGAGATATATCACTTTATGAATGGTACATTTTTTGGTGTTCAGCAAAAGATTTTACTGAAAGATAAAAGTCTCTGGGAAGTAACTGTGGAATCACTTAGATACCTGACAGAGAAAGGACTCCTAGGAAAGGATACTGTTCATAAGTCTGAAGAAAAGTTACAATGTAATTTTCATATTACAAAACTGGGAAGAGCTTCTTTTAAAG GAACTATAGATTTGGCTTATTGTGACATTCTCTATAGAGACTTGAAGAAAGGTCTTGAAGGACTTGTGCTGGAAAGCCTTCTTCATCTAATCTATCTCACAACTCCCTATGATCTGGTTTCCCAGTGTGACCCTGACTGGATGATATACTTCAGGCAG TTTAGTCAACTCAGTCCAGCAGAACAAAATGTAGCTACTCTTCTTGGAGTCTCTGAAAGCTTTATTGGGAAGAAAGCATCAGGTCAAGCCATCAGGAAG AAAGTGGACAAGGATGTTGTCAACAGACTCTACCTGTCTTTTGTTCTCTATACTTTGCTCAAAGACACCAACATTTGGAGTGTGTCTGAAAAATTTAATCTGCCTCGAGGATATATACAAAATCTGCTTACTGGAGCTGCCTCATTCTCATCTTGTGTGTTACATTTCTGTGAG GAACTTGAGGAGTTTTGGGTTTATAGAGCTCTTTTGGTAGAACTTACCAAAAAGCTGACCTACTGTGTAAAGGCAGAGCTAATCCCTCTCATGGAAGTGACTGGAGTCTTAGAG GGTCGAGCAAAACAATTATACAATGCAGGTTACAAAAGTCTAGTGCACTTAGCTAATGCTAATCCAGAAGTGCTAATAAGGACTATTGACCATTTATCAAGACGCCAGGCCAAGCAAATTGTTTCATCAGCAAAG ATGCTGTTGCATGAGAAAGCAGAGGCTTTGCAAGAAGAAGTGGAAGAATTGCTGAGAGTGCCTTCTGATTTCCCTGGCACTGTGGGCGCATCCCTGGAAAAAGCATGA